Proteins from one Bacteroidales bacterium genomic window:
- a CDS encoding DNA-directed RNA polymerase subunit alpha, whose amino-acid sequence MAILNFQTPDKVIMIEQDDFSGQFEFRPLEPGYGITIGNALRRILLSSLEGFAITSIKIEGVDHEFSTITGVVEDIPRIILNLKQIRFKRLTEESESERIIINISGKTKFTAGNINNYMSDFEVLNPDLLICNMEKDVRLQIEMTINKGRGYVSADEHEINTGEIGLIAVDSIFTPIKNVQYTIENYRVGQKTDYEKLIFNIDTDGSIYPKEALKEAAKILIQHFMLFSDEKITLDSEEKKENEEFDEEILHMRQQLKTQLVDLDLSVRALNCLKAADVDTLGELVIFNKNDLLKFRNFGKKSLTEIEDLLIGRDLSFGMDVSKYKLDKE is encoded by the coding sequence ATGGCTATTTTAAATTTTCAAACTCCGGATAAGGTCATTATGATCGAACAGGATGATTTTTCAGGTCAGTTCGAATTTCGTCCTCTTGAACCCGGTTACGGTATTACGATAGGTAATGCATTAAGAAGAATATTACTATCCTCATTAGAAGGTTTTGCAATAACTTCAATTAAAATTGAAGGAGTTGATCATGAATTTTCTACAATAACAGGTGTAGTTGAAGATATTCCGAGAATTATTCTTAACCTCAAACAAATCAGGTTCAAAAGACTTACTGAAGAATCTGAAAGTGAAAGAATTATTATTAATATAAGCGGTAAAACAAAATTCACTGCCGGGAATATTAATAATTATATGTCAGACTTTGAGGTACTAAACCCCGATTTACTTATTTGCAATATGGAAAAAGACGTTCGTTTGCAAATTGAAATGACAATTAATAAAGGAAGAGGATATGTATCGGCAGACGAACATGAAATTAATACAGGTGAAATAGGGCTGATTGCTGTTGATTCAATTTTTACACCTATTAAAAATGTTCAATATACAATTGAGAACTATCGTGTCGGTCAAAAAACAGACTATGAAAAATTAATTTTTAATATAGATACTGACGGTTCTATTTACCCGAAAGAAGCTCTGAAAGAAGCAGCAAAAATATTAATTCAACATTTCATGCTCTTCTCTGATGAAAAAATTACTCTTGACTCGGAAGAAAAGAAAGAAAATGAAGAATTTGATGAAGAAATCTTACACATGAGGCAACAGTTGAAAACTCAACTTGTCGATTTGGATTTATCAGTAAGAGCTTTAAATTGTTTAAAAGCTGCTGATGTTGACACACTTGGAGAATTAGTCATATTTAATAAAAATGACTTATTAAAATTCAGAAATTTCGGAAAAAAATCATTAACTGAAATTGAAGACTTATTAATCGGCAGAGATTTGTCATTTGGGATGGATGTCAGTAAATATAAATTAGATAAGGAATAA
- the ykgO gene encoding type B 50S ribosomal protein L36: MKIRASVKKRSADCKIVRRKGRLYVINKKNPKFKQRQG, encoded by the coding sequence ATGAAAATTAGAGCATCAGTAAAAAAAAGAAGCGCTGATTGTAAAATTGTCAGAAGAAAAGGACGACTTTACGTTATTAACAAAAAAAACCCTAAGTTTAAACAAAGACAAGGTTAA
- a CDS encoding glycosyltransferase, translated as MYSFIILSMIVCLFYGLQIIIYIYGFNKQEVYNRSKNNIINEYKTYLSVIIPFKNEEKKLPSLIKNLQNQSLNTVYFEILFINDHSSDDSEQIVKRLIKDINHFSLISLTTSQKGKKEAIKEGISHAKGELIVTSDADCNHQPNWLEELFFFYSENNPKMIIAPVLMTGNSFFQRIQSLEFLSLTGSTAGAAGIKHPIMCNGANLAFEKDVFFEFEDVLNNKEASGDDVFLLHNIKKKYRKDIYYLKSNNAVVNTEAENSLKSFFKQRIRWASKSKSYTDFDTILSSFIVLFINLLIVGLFIGSFFNSGFFTVFISVFILKMLIDFIILYLTAVFFKQKKLLVFFPILVIFYPFYIAFTGIFSFFVKSVNWKN; from the coding sequence ATGTACAGTTTTATAATATTAAGTATGATAGTTTGTCTTTTTTATGGCTTACAAATTATAATATATATATATGGTTTTAATAAACAAGAAGTATATAACAGAAGTAAGAATAATATAATAAATGAATATAAAACGTATTTATCAGTTATTATTCCGTTCAAAAATGAAGAAAAAAAATTACCGAGTTTAATTAAAAACCTTCAAAATCAAAGCTTAAATACAGTCTATTTTGAGATATTATTTATTAATGACCATTCAAGTGATGATTCTGAACAAATTGTTAAAAGATTAATCAAAGACATCAATCATTTTAGCTTAATATCTCTGACAACTTCTCAAAAAGGAAAAAAGGAAGCTATTAAAGAAGGTATTTCTCATGCAAAAGGAGAATTAATTGTAACCAGTGATGCTGATTGTAATCATCAACCGAATTGGTTAGAAGAACTGTTTTTTTTCTATTCAGAAAATAATCCTAAAATGATAATTGCTCCTGTTTTAATGACCGGAAACAGTTTTTTTCAAAGAATTCAATCGTTAGAATTTCTGAGTCTTACGGGTTCAACAGCAGGAGCTGCAGGAATAAAGCATCCGATAATGTGTAACGGTGCAAATTTAGCATTTGAAAAAGATGTATTTTTTGAATTTGAAGATGTATTAAATAATAAAGAAGCATCCGGTGACGATGTTTTTTTGCTGCATAATATTAAAAAGAAATACCGTAAAGATATTTATTATTTAAAATCAAACAATGCAGTTGTAAATACTGAAGCTGAAAATTCTTTAAAATCTTTTTTTAAACAAAGAATAAGGTGGGCATCAAAGAGCAAATCTTATACTGATTTTGATACAATTTTGAGTTCTTTTATTGTGTTATTTATAAACCTTTTAATTGTCGGTTTGTTTATCGGTTCTTTTTTTAACAGCGGTTTTTTTACGGTGTTTATTTCCGTATTTATTTTGAAAATGTTGATTGATTTTATTATTCTGTATTTAACGGCTGTTTTTTTTAAACAAAAGAAACTTTTAGTATTTTTCCCGATATTAGTTATATTTTATCCTTTTTATATTGCTTTTACGGGTATTTTTTCTTTTTTTGTTAAAAGTGTGAATTGGAAAAATTAA
- the rplO gene encoding 50S ribosomal protein L15: MDLSNLKPAKGSIKKRKRIARGIGSGKGRTATRGHNGQKSRSGYSRRFGFEGGQMPIHRRLPKFGFRNINRVEYKAINIEILEKLAKDKSITIIDVDTLKQAGFIQKNDLVKILANGELSTKIEVKAHAFSKSAVEAIEKAGGKAEKI, from the coding sequence ATGGATTTAAGTAATTTAAAACCGGCAAAAGGTTCAATAAAAAAGAGAAAAAGAATAGCAAGAGGTATCGGCTCAGGTAAAGGACGTACCGCAACACGTGGTCACAACGGACAAAAGTCACGCTCAGGCTATTCTCGAAGATTCGGATTTGAAGGCGGTCAAATGCCTATTCACAGACGTTTACCGAAATTCGGGTTCCGAAATATTAACAGAGTTGAATATAAAGCTATTAATATTGAAATTCTTGAAAAACTTGCTAAAGATAAATCAATAACAATAATTGATGTTGATACACTTAAGCAAGCAGGGTTTATTCAAAAAAATGATTTAGTGAAAATCCTTGCAAACGGCGAATTATCAACAAAAATAGAAGTAAAAGCTCATGCATTCTCAAAGTCTGCAGTTGAAGCTATTGAAAAAGCAGGCGGTAAAGCAGAAAAAATTTAG
- the infA gene encoding translation initiation factor IF-1 — protein sequence MAKQPSIEQDGIVKEALSNAMFRVELENGHIITAHIAGKMRMHYIRILPGDKVKVEMSPYDLTKGRIKYRYKN from the coding sequence ATGGCTAAACAACCTTCAATAGAACAAGACGGAATAGTAAAAGAAGCTTTATCTAATGCAATGTTTCGAGTAGAACTTGAAAACGGACATATAATAACTGCACACATAGCAGGAAAAATGAGAATGCATTATATAAGAATTTTACCCGGAGATAAAGTAAAGGTTGAAATGTCTCCTTATGATTTAACAAAAGGAAGAATTAAATACAGATATAAAAATTAA
- the rpsD gene encoding 30S ribosomal protein S4, protein MARYRGPQTKIARKFGSPIFGPDKAFEKKNYPPGQHGPNRRRRKISEYGIQLKEKQKAKYTYGLLEKQFYNIFKRAAGIKGITGEVFLQLLESRLDNVVFRLGIAPSRSAARQLVSHRHVTVNDDLVNIPSYTLKPGDIVGVREKSRSLEIISESLSKGSHTKYSWLEWDTENLKGKFVNLPERDDIPENIKEQLIVELYSK, encoded by the coding sequence ATGGCAAGATATAGAGGCCCACAAACAAAAATAGCCCGAAAATTCGGTTCTCCGATATTTGGTCCTGACAAAGCGTTCGAAAAGAAAAATTATCCGCCCGGACAACACGGACCAAACAGAAGAAGAAGAAAAATATCTGAATACGGAATTCAATTAAAAGAAAAGCAAAAAGCTAAATATACCTACGGATTGTTGGAAAAACAATTTTATAATATATTTAAAAGAGCTGCAGGCATTAAAGGTATTACAGGTGAAGTGTTTTTACAATTGTTAGAATCAAGATTAGATAATGTTGTTTTCAGATTAGGAATTGCTCCTTCAAGGTCAGCAGCAAGACAACTTGTTTCTCACAGGCATGTTACCGTTAACGATGATTTAGTTAACATACCTTCTTATACATTAAAACCAGGTGATATTGTAGGAGTAAGAGAAAAGTCCAGATCATTAGAAATAATCTCTGAATCTTTGTCTAAAGGCTCCCATACAAAATATTCTTGGTTAGAATGGGATACTGAAAACTTAAAAGGTAAATTTGTTAATTTACCGGAACGAGATGATATTCCTGAGAATATCAAAGAACAATTAATCGTTGAATTATATTCAAAATAG
- the secY gene encoding preprotein translocase subunit SecY, whose translation MKKFIQTIKNIIAIEDLRNKILATLGLILIYRLGAHVVIPGVDPLALGALQEQSSKGIVGMINMFSGGAFANASVFALGIMPYISASIVIQLLGMAVPYFQRLQREGESGRKKINQITRYLTVLITGFQAPAYIANLNYQLPAEAFLMQSQGLFLFSAILILIAGTMFTMWLGERITDKGIGNGISLLIMIGIIAKLPQSFAAELVSKLDSTGGGFISFIIEMVVLFLVFVASIALVQAVRRVPVQYAKRIVGNKQYGGVRQYIPLKVNAAGVMPIIFAQALMFLPMMLTRFDSETTTSIASAFADITGFWYNFTFGLLVVIFTYFYTAITVNPTQMAEDMKKNGGFIPGVKPGKKTVEHLDQIMSRITFPGSVFLALIAILPVFAMIAGVNNQFAYFYGGTSLLILVGVVLDTLQHIESHLLMRHYDGLTKSGRIAGRAGASQISM comes from the coding sequence ATGAAGAAATTTATTCAGACAATAAAGAACATTATTGCAATTGAAGATTTGCGTAATAAAATTCTTGCAACACTTGGCTTAATCCTTATATACAGGCTTGGTGCTCACGTTGTGATACCCGGTGTTGATCCTTTAGCACTTGGTGCTCTTCAAGAACAGTCCAGTAAAGGGATTGTCGGAATGATAAATATGTTCTCAGGCGGTGCTTTTGCAAATGCATCTGTATTTGCATTAGGAATTATGCCTTATATCTCAGCCTCAATTGTTATTCAATTACTGGGTATGGCAGTTCCTTATTTTCAAAGATTACAAAGAGAAGGCGAAAGCGGAAGAAAAAAAATTAATCAAATTACAAGGTACCTTACTGTTCTTATAACCGGTTTTCAAGCTCCGGCATATATCGCAAACTTAAATTATCAATTACCGGCAGAAGCTTTTTTAATGCAAAGCCAGGGCTTATTTTTGTTTTCAGCGATATTAATTTTAATTGCGGGAACAATGTTTACGATGTGGCTCGGAGAAAGAATTACCGATAAAGGTATAGGAAACGGTATATCTTTACTTATAATGATCGGTATTATTGCAAAATTACCTCAATCATTTGCAGCTGAATTAGTTTCAAAATTAGATTCAACAGGCGGCGGTTTTATTTCATTCATAATTGAAATGGTTGTTTTATTCCTTGTGTTTGTTGCTTCAATTGCACTTGTTCAAGCCGTAAGAAGAGTTCCTGTTCAATATGCAAAAAGAATTGTCGGGAATAAACAATACGGAGGAGTAAGACAATATATTCCTTTAAAAGTTAATGCGGCAGGTGTAATGCCTATCATATTTGCACAAGCTTTAATGTTTTTACCGATGATGCTTACAAGGTTCGATAGTGAAACCACAACCTCTATTGCCTCTGCATTTGCTGATATTACAGGGTTTTGGTATAACTTTACTTTCGGCTTATTAGTGGTAATTTTTACATACTTCTATACCGCAATTACGGTTAATCCGACACAAATGGCAGAGGATATGAAGAAAAACGGAGGTTTTATACCCGGTGTAAAACCCGGAAAGAAAACAGTTGAGCATTTGGACCAAATAATGTCACGGATTACATTTCCGGGCTCGGTATTTCTTGCTCTAATCGCGATATTACCGGTATTTGCAATGATTGCCGGGGTAAATAACCAATTTGCTTATTTTTACGGAGGAACATCATTACTTATTCTTGTAGGGGTTGTTCTGGACACATTACAACATATTGAAAGTCACTTGCTCATGAGACATTACGACGGTTTAACAAAATCAGGAAGAATTGCCGGAAGAGCAGGAGCTTCTCAAATTTCAATGTAA
- the rplQ gene encoding 50S ribosomal protein L17, with amino-acid sequence MRHRKKFNHLSRKSAHRKAMLTNMAISLIEHKRIKTTVAKAKALRVFVEPLINRTKDDTTHSRRMVFRKLQNKNAVTELFREVSQKVADRKGGYTRILKMGNRLGDNAEMCIIELVDYNENYFSEKTAKSTKKRTRRGKAKDTSKTVETNKQEEKVEDTIVEEKQEEKKTEDVKSENKVEDKTEEIKEDDTEEKE; translated from the coding sequence ATGAGACACAGGAAGAAATTTAATCATTTAAGCAGAAAATCAGCTCACAGAAAAGCAATGTTGACGAATATGGCTATTTCTTTAATTGAGCATAAAAGAATAAAAACAACTGTTGCAAAAGCAAAAGCTTTAAGAGTGTTTGTTGAACCTTTAATTAACAGAACAAAAGACGATACAACACATTCCAGAAGAATGGTATTCAGAAAACTGCAAAATAAAAATGCTGTTACTGAATTATTCCGAGAAGTTTCACAAAAAGTTGCCGACAGAAAAGGAGGTTATACTCGAATCTTAAAAATGGGAAACAGATTAGGTGATAATGCTGAAATGTGTATAATAGAATTAGTTGATTATAATGAAAATTATTTCTCTGAAAAAACAGCAAAATCAACGAAAAAAAGAACTCGTAGAGGTAAAGCAAAAGATACTTCAAAAACTGTTGAAACAAATAAGCAAGAAGAAAAAGTTGAAGATACAATAGTTGAAGAAAAACAAGAAGAAAAGAAAACAGAAGACGTAAAATCGGAAAACAAGGTTGAAGATAAAACAGAAGAAATTAAAGAAGATGATACAGAAGAAAAAGAATAA
- the rpsM gene encoding 30S ribosomal protein S13, with protein MMARIAGVDIPDNKRGEISLTYIYGVGKTTAQRILDKAKVDRNAKVKDWTDEQKGNIRNIIVDNYTIEGELRSEKQMNIKRLRDIGCYRGIRHRIGLPVRGQKTKNNARTRKVRRIF; from the coding sequence ATTATGGCTAGAATTGCAGGTGTTGACATACCGGATAATAAAAGAGGTGAAATATCTTTGACATATATTTACGGAGTCGGTAAAACAACCGCTCAAAGGATTCTTGATAAAGCAAAAGTTGACAGAAATGCTAAAGTAAAGGATTGGACTGATGAGCAAAAAGGGAATATTCGTAATATCATTGTTGATAATTATACAATAGAAGGTGAATTACGATCTGAAAAACAAATGAATATCAAAAGATTAAGAGATATAGGTTGTTATAGAGGAATACGTCACAGAATAGGTTTGCCCGTAAGAGGACAAAAAACAAAAAATAATGCACGTACCAGAAAAGTAAGAAGGATATTTTAA
- the rpsK gene encoding 30S ribosomal protein S11 — protein MAKKNTKPTKKRKVIVEAAGQAHIHSSFNNIIITLSNSTGQVISWSSAGKMGFRGSKKNTPYAAQVAAEDCAKVAHELGLRRVKVFVKGPGNGREAAIRAIHTAGIMVTEIQDITPVPHNGCRPPKRRRV, from the coding sequence ATGGCAAAGAAAAATACAAAACCGACAAAAAAAAGAAAAGTTATTGTTGAAGCTGCCGGACAAGCTCATATACATTCTTCATTCAATAATATTATTATAACTTTATCTAACAGTACAGGTCAAGTTATATCTTGGTCATCTGCCGGTAAAATGGGGTTCAGAGGATCTAAAAAGAATACACCGTATGCTGCACAAGTTGCTGCAGAAGATTGTGCAAAGGTAGCGCATGAACTTGGTTTAAGAAGAGTTAAAGTTTTTGTTAAAGGTCCCGGTAACGGTCGTGAAGCTGCAATCAGAGCAATTCATACTGCCGGAATTATGGTAACAGAGATACAAGATATTACTCCTGTTCCTCATAATGGTTGCAGACCGCCGAAAAGAAGAAGAGTTTAA
- the ppdK gene encoding pyruvate, phosphate dikinase, with protein sequence MKRVYTFGNKKAEGKTEMKNLLGGKGANLAEMNLVGVPVPPGFTITTEVCTEYNQVGQDKTVELIKKEVEAAVKYVEKIMGTEFGSKENPLLLSVRSGARVSMPGMMNTVLNLGLNDKAVEGIAKKTGNARFAWDSYRRFVQMYGDVVLGMEPESKEDIDPFEEIMEKLQEEKGYESDLDFTVEDFKILVTQFKDAVKKKTGHSFPDDPWEQLWGSVMAVFDSWNTDRAIYYRRMNKIPEEWGTAVNVQAMVYGNMGKNSATGVAFTRDAGTGENIFTGEYLIDAQGEDVVAGVRTPQQITLEGSKRWAKLANVTEEDRAANFPSLEEVMPERYKELDDIQNKLEQHYSDMQDLEFTIQDGKLWLLQTRGGKRTGAAMIRIAIDMVQEGMIDEKEAIMRQEPEKLDELLHPVFDKAAMAAAEVQAKGLPASPGAATGQLVFFADEAEKYENTILARIETSPEDLEGMNIANGILTAKGGMTSHAAVVARGMGKCCVSGAGSIKIDYKARTMQTEGKTYKEGDWISLNGSEGVVYDGKIATIKPEVGGDFAKIMELADKYARMYVRTNADTPHDSEVARGFGAKGIGLTRTEHMFFDGEKIVAMRKMILAKDEAGRIEALDKLLPIQRTDFEGIFEAMQDLPVTVRLLDPPLHEFVPHDTKGQQEMADEMGVSIDVIKAKVDSLHESNPMLGHRGCRLGNTYPEITIMQTRAIIEAALNLKKKGIAAHPEIMIPLTGTYAEMKMQEDIVRDTIKKIFAEYNDTIEHLVGTMIEIPRAALTADEIAKSAEFFSFGTNDLTQMAFGYSRDDTGVFMPVYLKKGILKNDPFEVLDQEGVGQLVKMAVEKGRQTRPNIKLGICGEHGGEPSSVEFCHRVGLDYVSCSPYRVPIARLAAAQATIREEI encoded by the coding sequence ATGAAAAGAGTCTATACCTTCGGAAATAAAAAAGCTGAAGGAAAAACAGAAATGAAAAATCTTCTCGGCGGAAAAGGTGCAAATCTTGCCGAAATGAATCTAGTCGGTGTTCCGGTACCTCCCGGATTTACGATTACAACTGAAGTTTGTACAGAGTACAATCAAGTAGGTCAAGACAAAACGGTTGAATTAATAAAAAAAGAAGTTGAAGCAGCTGTAAAATATGTTGAAAAAATAATGGGAACAGAGTTCGGTTCTAAAGAAAATCCACTTTTACTTTCTGTAAGATCAGGTGCAAGAGTTTCAATGCCCGGTATGATGAACACAGTTCTTAACTTGGGTCTTAACGACAAAGCTGTTGAAGGAATTGCAAAAAAAACAGGGAATGCTCGTTTTGCTTGGGATTCATATCGTCGGTTTGTTCAAATGTACGGAGATGTTGTTCTCGGTATGGAACCTGAATCAAAAGAAGATATTGATCCGTTTGAAGAAATAATGGAAAAACTTCAAGAAGAAAAAGGATATGAATCAGATCTTGATTTTACGGTTGAAGATTTTAAAATACTTGTTACTCAATTTAAAGACGCTGTTAAGAAAAAAACAGGACACAGTTTCCCTGATGATCCGTGGGAACAACTTTGGGGTTCTGTTATGGCTGTTTTTGACAGTTGGAATACAGACAGAGCAATCTATTACAGAAGAATGAACAAAATTCCGGAAGAGTGGGGGACAGCAGTAAATGTTCAAGCTATGGTTTATGGTAATATGGGTAAAAACTCAGCAACCGGTGTTGCTTTTACGCGTGATGCCGGAACAGGAGAGAATATTTTCACAGGAGAATATTTAATTGATGCTCAAGGCGAAGATGTTGTTGCAGGTGTAAGAACTCCTCAACAAATTACTTTAGAAGGTTCAAAAAGATGGGCAAAATTAGCTAATGTTACAGAAGAAGACAGAGCTGCGAATTTTCCTTCATTAGAAGAAGTAATGCCTGAGAGATATAAAGAATTAGATGACATTCAAAATAAATTAGAACAACATTATTCAGATATGCAAGATTTAGAGTTCACCATTCAAGACGGTAAACTTTGGTTATTGCAAACACGAGGCGGGAAACGTACCGGAGCTGCAATGATTAGAATTGCAATAGACATGGTACAAGAAGGAATGATTGACGAAAAAGAAGCAATTATGCGCCAAGAACCTGAAAAATTAGATGAATTATTACACCCCGTTTTCGATAAAGCTGCAATGGCTGCTGCCGAAGTTCAAGCAAAAGGATTACCGGCATCTCCCGGAGCTGCAACGGGTCAACTTGTCTTCTTTGCCGATGAAGCCGAAAAATACGAAAACACAATTCTTGCTCGTATCGAAACTTCTCCTGAAGATTTAGAAGGAATGAACATTGCAAACGGCATCTTAACTGCAAAAGGCGGTATGACATCTCATGCTGCTGTTGTTGCTCGCGGAATGGGAAAATGCTGTGTGTCAGGTGCCGGCTCAATAAAAATTGACTATAAAGCACGAACAATGCAAACCGAAGGCAAAACTTACAAAGAAGGCGATTGGATTTCTTTAAACGGCTCAGAAGGTGTTGTTTATGACGGTAAAATTGCAACAATTAAACCCGAAGTCGGCGGTGATTTTGCAAAAATCATGGAACTTGCCGATAAATATGCACGTATGTATGTTCGCACAAATGCTGACACACCTCACGACTCGGAAGTTGCTCGCGGTTTTGGAGCAAAAGGTATCGGACTGACAAGGACAGAACACATGTTCTTTGACGGAGAAAAAATTGTTGCTATGCGTAAAATGATTCTTGCAAAAGACGAAGCCGGACGTATTGAAGCACTTGACAAATTACTTCCTATCCAAAGAACAGATTTTGAAGGCATATTTGAAGCAATGCAAGATCTTCCGGTAACGGTTCGTTTACTTGACCCGCCGTTGCATGAGTTTGTTCCTCACGATACAAAAGGACAGCAAGAAATGGCTGACGAAATGGGCGTTTCCATTGATGTTATCAAAGCAAAAGTAGATAGCTTGCACGAATCTAATCCAATGCTCGGACACAGAGGTTGCCGTCTCGGAAATACATATCCGGAAATTACAATCATGCAAACTCGTGCAATAATCGAAGCTGCTCTTAACCTTAAAAAGAAAGGTATTGCTGCACATCCGGAAATTATGATTCCTTTAACAGGAACTTATGCCGAAATGAAAATGCAGGAAGATATTGTAAGAGATACAATCAAAAAGATTTTTGCTGAATACAATGATACTATCGAACATCTCGTCGGAACAATGATTGAAATTCCTCGTGCAGCATTAACTGCCGACGAAATTGCTAAATCAGCAGAATTTTTCTCATTCGGAACTAATGATTTAACTCAAATGGCATTCGGTTATTCTCGTGATGATACAGGTGTGTTCATGCCGGTTTATCTTAAAAAAGGTATCTTAAAAAATGATCCTTTTGAAGTGTTAGACCAAGAAGGCGTAGGACAACTTGTTAAAATGGCTGTTGAAAAAGGTCGTCAAACTCGTCCGAACATCAAACTCGGAATTTGCGGCGAACACGGCGGCGAACCATCATCAGTAGAATTCTGCCACAGAGTAGGATTAGACTATGTCAGTTGTTCACCATACCGCGTGCCTATTGCAAGACTTGCAGCTGCACAAGCAACTATCAGAGAAGAAATATAA
- a CDS encoding T9SS type A sorting domain-containing protein, which yields MKRLKIVTVLMFCAFYINAQDFSGYKNAEIINNEKYNIKTDTFFSVTHSLSQNINTGTSVSCNANGIHYENSYYRVFDLYNYFNLNSDWSVQQVEVGIAIAESGTGTTQPAELRLYVMSEYNGNSVTLDSLHLQRNISFDINNNESGTIKSISVNPAVSVPFGTVLVAEVFIPDGQEDNNMLFIGSNNEGQTDNTYIRAPQCGVENPVNLEEIGYGDMHLVMNVIGAYNAAVPEVLSFNIEGQLLTTEIINEPDYTIKVVMPADTSLKALAPEISVPLGFYISPQSGVIVDFSSGPVEYFVTNEYTKVIRSWFASVKNAGPDIIDVAIPNQNGETIIDSINYQITVPVPFGTDLTNIAPAITIYDGFIINPEAGTSQDFSTAPVIYTVSHETLPLTQDWEIAVIEAASSDIDIINSEFKVYPNPAKDFIQITGPGSIKIEFYNISGKQFLSSNKKKINISNIPNGIYLLKIQTSEGQIIKKISVIK from the coding sequence ATGAAAAGACTAAAAATAGTTACTGTTTTGATGTTTTGTGCATTTTATATTAATGCTCAGGATTTTTCAGGCTATAAAAATGCGGAAATTATTAATAACGAAAAGTACAATATAAAAACAGACACTTTTTTTTCTGTTACACATTCTCTAAGTCAAAATATAAATACAGGAACATCTGTTTCATGCAACGCCAACGGAATACATTATGAAAACTCCTACTATCGTGTTTTTGATTTATATAACTACTTTAACTTAAACAGTGATTGGAGTGTACAGCAAGTTGAAGTCGGAATAGCAATAGCAGAGAGCGGAACAGGAACAACACAACCTGCAGAGCTAAGGCTTTATGTTATGTCAGAATATAACGGTAATTCTGTTACACTTGACAGTCTGCATCTTCAAAGAAATATTTCTTTTGATATAAATAATAATGAATCCGGTACAATTAAAAGTATTTCGGTTAATCCGGCTGTTTCTGTTCCTTTCGGAACTGTGCTTGTTGCAGAAGTTTTTATTCCTGACGGTCAAGAAGATAACAATATGCTTTTTATCGGTTCAAATAATGAAGGACAAACAGATAATACCTATATCAGAGCACCGCAATGCGGAGTAGAAAATCCCGTTAATCTCGAAGAAATCGGATACGGTGATATGCATTTGGTAATGAATGTTATAGGTGCATATAATGCAGCTGTTCCTGAAGTTTTGTCATTTAATATTGAAGGTCAACTTTTGACAACAGAAATAATCAATGAGCCTGATTATACTATAAAAGTTGTTATGCCTGCTGATACATCTTTAAAAGCATTAGCTCCGGAAATTAGTGTCCCGCTCGGATTTTATATTTCACCGCAAAGCGGAGTAATTGTAGATTTCTCATCAGGTCCGGTTGAATACTTTGTTACAAATGAATATACAAAGGTAATTCGGTCTTGGTTTGCATCAGTAAAAAATGCAGGACCTGATATTATTGATGTAGCAATTCCGAATCAAAACGGAGAAACAATTATTGATTCAATAAACTATCAAATAACAGTTCCTGTTCCTTTCGGTACCGATTTAACAAATATTGCACCTGCAATTACAATTTATGACGGGTTTATAATTAATCCCGAAGCAGGAACTTCTCAAGACTTTTCAACAGCACCTGTTATTTATACTGTTTCACATGAAACCTTACCTTTAACGCAGGATTGGGAAATTGCCGTGATTGAAGCTGCCTCGAGTGATATTGATATAATAAACAGCGAATTTAAGGTATATCCTAATCCGGCAAAAGATTTTATTCAGATAACAGGCCCGGGAAGTATTAAAATTGAGTTTTATAATATATCGGGTAAACAATTTCTGTCTTCAAATAAAAAGAAGATTAATATTTCAAATATTCCAAACGGAATTTATTTGTTGAAAATACAAACTTCAGAAGGTCAAATAATAAAAAAAATATCGGTTATTAAGTAG